The following is a genomic window from Gloeocapsa sp. PCC 73106.
CGCTATTGCCTGGAAACTCGATCTGGAAAGAGAATACACGCCCTCACCCCTCTGAACACTAACCTATCCGTAGGTACTCAAGTACAATTATCTATTCCTGATCGCTCTCTACGGATTTTTCCTGACTCTACTAGGGATGATTAAGCGTGTCCCATATATCCCTGTTAATCTCCGATAGGGACCTGAGTACTAAATCGGCGATAGTAAATTGAGATGGATAATCGGGAAAAACCTCGGGAATCGCAATACATTTCATTTGAGCGGCTTTAGCTGCGATTACGCCATTGAGAGAGTCTTCTAAAACTAGACATTCCTGGGGTAACACTTGGAGTTTGCGCGCTGTGGTTAAATAAACACCTGGATGGGGTTTTCCGTATTCTTCTTCCGCAGCTGAATAAATCTCTTGAAATATTTCTTTGATTCCCAATTTATTAATAACCACATCAATAATAGGATAAGCCGAAGAAGACGCTATAGCTATTTTAACATTTCTAGTTTCCAGAAAACTAATGATTTCTCCAACCCCTTCTTTGGGCTCCCCTTGAAGAGAAATTAATTCAATTACTCTTTTGATAATATCTTCCGCTAATTTTCTCTTGGTAGCACTCTTCCAGGGAAATTTCTGATACCAATATTCTACAACTTCATCAATTCTCAATCCCGTTGTTTGTTTGCATAGCTTGTGATTTAGAGGTATATTAACCTGTTTAAATACCTCCATTTCGGCTTGTTGCCATAGAGGTTCAGAATCAATCAAGAGACCATCCATGTCAAAAATTACCGCTTTAATCATCTTTTTTAGTCTCTAGTTCGAGACTTTTTTTAGCTCGTTTTTTGCGCTCAGCTTCCAAGGCTTCTTCTACTACGATAATCATCTGCTTCATTTTTTCTAAGTTAGCTTGATACAATTCAAAATCTTTTTGTAGCTTATCAGATGACACTGGTAAAACCTCGGCGAATTGAGCGGTAATTTTGTCTCGAGCTGGTTTATCTTGGAGTAACTCTAGATTCTTTTCCCCAAGCATAGTATACAAACCAATTCCAAACATACGACTATATTTGAAGCTCTGATTGAGTGCGATCGCGCTCACCGCTTCAGCTAAAGCAAATTCTCCCTCTACTGGTTGAGGATGTTTGAACCAAGCGAGTAAATCGTCTACCCCATGAAGACGTTTAGCTAAATTGAGAACCTGATTGGCGTGATCACGGTACTGCTCTAGTTTACCCCCAACTGCTTGACACAGAGATGCAAGAATCGAAGCTTTATCTTCTTCCGGACGGTAACCTTGCATAAAACGATCAAAGGAAGTGACTACCCCGAGACAGTAAATCGGATCAACGCGAAAATTCTGATTGACCGATAACAGGTGCAACTCTACAATCAACTCCTCTACTACTCGTCGATAGATAGAATTGATCGGACGAGTGTGATGAGCATAGAAATCTCGCTTAGTATCTGAAACAGTGCGAACTTTTTCCACAAATTAGACTTAATCTACATAAAAAAACCTTATATTCTTATTGTCTACCTTTCTGGTCCATTTGCCAAGCTCATGAGTTTATCTTTTCCCCTAGTGACCCTAGCTAGCTATTTAGCCGGCGAATTTGAGAATCGAGAGCAAGCGATCGCCGAACCTGCGTGGTACGTAAACTTACGTTTATGGTTGCGTCCCGTGCCCGACTTATGGAGCGATAGTCTCACCCTTTTTGCTGAACAAGCGAGCACCCTTAAATTAGATCAACCCTATCGTCCTCGTTTACTGCGTCTACGACAAGCTCCAGAATTAGTCGTCGAACATTATATGTTTAAAGAGCTTCAAGCTTTCATTGGATCGGGACGTCAACCCGAGAAACTAAAAGCACTCACACTAGAGCAAATAGAATTCTTACCGGGTTGTACCCTCAAAGTGCAGCAGCATAACCAGCAATTTCAAGCGTTACCCCAGCCTGGGGAAACCTGTTGTTTTCAATACCAAGGTTCAACCTATCAAGTTAGTCTGGGTTTTGAAGTTAATGAAGCAGAACTTAGTACTTACGATCGCGGTATTGATTCAGCTACCGGAAAAGCGATTTGGGGAGCGATTCTTGGTCCCTATCGCTTTAAAAAACTCCAACACTATTATTGGTAATTAGATCAATTTTTTCGAAATCCTTGATAGAATTAGTTGCATGTTAGCCGTCAACAATTATTCTAGTATGCACTTATCTTATACTCAAGAAACTTTAGAGCAAAATGTATCCATTATTACAATTTTAAGAAGGATCGTCGAGACAAAATCTACAGGGTATTTACGCATAAATTGGCAAGGAATTCGATGGGCAGTATATCTATCTCAAGGTAACATTATCTATTGCACGAATTCTTTAAAACCAGAAGAGAAAATAGAGCGTCATCTTCGCTACTTTAGCAAGCATAACACCGATGTTACCAGCGCCAACATAGCTAAGGCTCGTTTACTACTGCTCAAAAATATCAAACAAGATAGTTATAATCCCGAGTACCAAGTTTTGTACTGGTTATATCAACAAAAAATCCTACCACCGACTCAAAGTTATAGCTTGATTTTTCGTTTGGTTCAAGAATCTTTGGAATCTCTTTTGCTAGTAACAAGAAACGATTATACTTGGCAGTATGAAGAATCTCAAGCCGTGGAACCTATTTTAATTCGGTTTTTTCTCAGTAACTTGTTAGGGAAAACCGAAGAAAGACTAAAAAGTTGGAGAGAATTAACCCCCGAAATTGAATCAACTTATCAATCGCCTTATATCTCTAGAGAAGAACACCCCAATCCCAAATTGCTGGAAGAAACTAGACGTAAATATGGCAAAATTTTAGTCGGTTGTAACTTCCGTCAATTGGGAGCAAGATTAGCTCAAGATGAATTAGTAGTAGCCCAAAAAATTCACCCACTGATTCTTCAAGGCTTAGTTAAACTAAATGCACCGGAGTCTCCTTTTAATCAGTTACCTAGTTTATTAATTCCTGTAGCTAGTGCTGATAATGAGAAGTTAATTTTATGTGTAGACGATAGTTTAACGGTGATTAAAGTTATTAACCATTATTTGAGTTCTCTCAAGCTCAAAATTCACGCCGTCACCGAATCTCCCAAAGCGCTGATGGAAATTATACGCTTAAAACCCAATTTAATTCTGTTAGATATAGGTATGCCCGATTTAGACGGTTATCGTCTCTGTAGCTTAATTCGGAATCACTCCGCCTTGAGTGAAATCCCCATCATTATGGTAACAGGAAAAAATGGCTTGATTGATCGCGCTAAAGCGAAAATTTCCGGTGCAACAGATTACTTGACCAAGCCCTTTAGTCAAGATAAACTCAACGAAATAGTAGTTAAGTACTTAAAACAATGATCACAGTTCTCGTCGTTGAAGATGCTCTTTCGCAACAGCAATTAATTGGTAGTTATCTACAAGAATTTGGTTACAAGGTAATTAATGCCAACAATGGACAAGAGGCGATAGAAAAAATC
Proteins encoded in this region:
- the hxpB gene encoding hexitol phosphatase HxpB; the protein is MIKAVIFDMDGLLIDSEPLWQQAEMEVFKQVNIPLNHKLCKQTTGLRIDEVVEYWYQKFPWKSATKRKLAEDIIKRVIELISLQGEPKEGVGEIISFLETRNVKIAIASSSAYPIIDVVINKLGIKEIFQEIYSAAEEEYGKPHPGVYLTTARKLQVLPQECLVLEDSLNGVIAAKAAQMKCIAIPEVFPDYPSQFTIADLVLRSLSEINRDIWDTLNHP
- the psb29 gene encoding photosystem II biogenesis protein Psp29, which translates into the protein MEKVRTVSDTKRDFYAHHTRPINSIYRRVVEELIVELHLLSVNQNFRVDPIYCLGVVTSFDRFMQGYRPEEDKASILASLCQAVGGKLEQYRDHANQVLNLAKRLHGVDDLLAWFKHPQPVEGEFALAEAVSAIALNQSFKYSRMFGIGLYTMLGEKNLELLQDKPARDKITAQFAEVLPVSSDKLQKDFELYQANLEKMKQMIIVVEEALEAERKKRAKKSLELETKKDD
- a CDS encoding chromophore lyase CpcT/CpeT, which gives rise to MSLSFPLVTLASYLAGEFENREQAIAEPAWYVNLRLWLRPVPDLWSDSLTLFAEQASTLKLDQPYRPRLLRLRQAPELVVEHYMFKELQAFIGSGRQPEKLKALTLEQIEFLPGCTLKVQQHNQQFQALPQPGETCCFQYQGSTYQVSLGFEVNEAELSTYDRGIDSATGKAIWGAILGPYRFKKLQHYYW
- a CDS encoding response regulator, whose translation is MLAVNNYSSMHLSYTQETLEQNVSIITILRRIVETKSTGYLRINWQGIRWAVYLSQGNIIYCTNSLKPEEKIERHLRYFSKHNTDVTSANIAKARLLLLKNIKQDSYNPEYQVLYWLYQQKILPPTQSYSLIFRLVQESLESLLLVTRNDYTWQYEESQAVEPILIRFFLSNLLGKTEERLKSWRELTPEIESTYQSPYISREEHPNPKLLEETRRKYGKILVGCNFRQLGARLAQDELVVAQKIHPLILQGLVKLNAPESPFNQLPSLLIPVASADNEKLILCVDDSLTVIKVINHYLSSLKLKIHAVTESPKALMEIIRLKPNLILLDIGMPDLDGYRLCSLIRNHSALSEIPIIMVTGKNGLIDRAKAKISGATDYLTKPFSQDKLNEIVVKYLKQ